One part of the Bacillus sp. FJAT-45350 genome encodes these proteins:
- a CDS encoding alpha/beta fold hydrolase, producing the protein MFELFNKKPDFQIPSTGIDEIEELVVGGVKQKVLIQSLNKGNPILLFLHGGPSLPFPGISSRGKDYTIVSNTKKLVEHYTVVFWDQRGTGKSYNKNIPQETMNFNQFISDANEIIDYLMMKYKKKKIYLAGHSFGSLIGMYLINQYPEKFYSYIGLSQIIDWTENDRLSLKWLKEEAERRKDLKALKELKAVGKPPYIESFKQWGVIRKWQMKYKTMIYSDEHVKTPGLFKIASDMFLSKDYSFGDIVNTFYRGFKLIYTDEFIRNIPSINIQKDILCLRVPTTFIHGKKDVHVHSEPLISFVKNIKTEYEPRIIWAEKSSHVFHPDDTKQIEQIIIEELKHLIS; encoded by the coding sequence TTGTTTGAACTATTTAATAAGAAGCCTGATTTCCAAATTCCCTCAACTGGAATTGATGAAATTGAAGAATTAGTAGTAGGAGGCGTGAAGCAGAAAGTATTAATTCAATCTTTAAATAAAGGAAATCCTATCCTATTATTTTTACACGGTGGACCATCCTTGCCATTCCCTGGTATCTCATCAAGAGGGAAAGACTATACAATTGTATCGAATACGAAAAAACTTGTGGAACATTATACAGTTGTATTTTGGGATCAGAGAGGGACAGGAAAGTCTTATAACAAAAACATTCCTCAAGAAACAATGAACTTTAACCAATTTATTAGCGATGCAAATGAAATAATAGATTACTTGATGATGAAATATAAGAAAAAGAAGATATATCTTGCGGGTCACTCTTTTGGATCATTGATAGGAATGTACTTAATTAACCAATACCCAGAGAAGTTCTATTCATATATAGGCTTGTCACAGATTATTGATTGGACAGAAAACGATAGATTGAGCTTGAAATGGCTGAAAGAGGAGGCTGAAAGAAGAAAAGATTTAAAAGCTTTAAAAGAGCTTAAAGCTGTTGGCAAACCTCCTTATATAGAGAGCTTCAAGCAATGGGGGGTAATAAGGAAATGGCAAATGAAATATAAAACTATGATTTATTCTGATGAACACGTTAAAACTCCCGGATTATTTAAGATTGCCTCAGATATGTTTTTATCTAAAGACTATAGTTTTGGGGATATAGTAAACACTTTTTATAGAGGATTTAAACTAATTTATACTGACGAATTTATTAGGAATATCCCATCTATTAATATTCAAAAAGATATTTTATGTTTAAGAGTACCAACTACTTTTATTCATGGTAAAAAAGATGTACATGTACACTCAGAACCTTTAATTTCATTTGTAAAGAATATCAAAACAGAATATGAACCAAGAATTATTTGGGCTGAAAAATCATCTCACGTATTTCATCCTGATGATACAAAACAAATAGAACAAATTATTATTGAAGAATTAAAACACTTAATAAGTTAG
- a CDS encoding FHA domain-containing protein: MNSFIIIEQGTPYEKGAFISIECPRMIVGRKVMNATPDIAFDNIFVSRNHLEIYSKDGFFFIRDLYSKHGTTINNKQINPNEEIQLKHLDKISIATGLIKFSFSTYNIEQTADFTGCIKNETLPTNINLHSQKHELILDNYTYKFSEKEYKCIELLVNNRDIFVTTDEIKAYVWNERKDTNHYIPDVSIEEINTLIYRIRKKTKDIFTIENTRGKGFSLSLIHTRKLITN, encoded by the coding sequence ATGAATTCCTTTATAATTATTGAACAAGGTACACCTTATGAAAAAGGAGCTTTTATTTCGATAGAATGCCCTAGAATGATCGTTGGTCGAAAGGTTATGAATGCCACTCCTGATATTGCTTTCGACAATATCTTTGTATCTAGAAATCACTTAGAAATTTACTCTAAAGATGGATTCTTTTTCATCAGAGACCTATATAGTAAACATGGAACGACAATTAATAATAAACAAATCAACCCCAATGAAGAAATCCAGCTAAAACACTTAGACAAGATTTCTATAGCTACTGGCTTGATTAAATTTTCCTTTTCTACATATAACATAGAACAGACTGCAGATTTTACGGGATGTATCAAGAACGAAACACTCCCTACGAATATAAATTTACACTCGCAAAAACACGAATTAATATTGGATAACTACACATATAAGTTTTCTGAAAAAGAATATAAATGCATAGAACTCCTGGTTAATAATAGGGATATTTTCGTAACTACTGATGAAATTAAAGCATATGTCTGGAATGAGAGGAAAGATACTAACCACTATATACCAGATGTTAGTATTGAAGAAATAAATACGTTAATATATCGCATCCGCAAAAAAACTAAAGATATCTTTACTATAGAGAATACTAGAGGTAAGGGGTTTAGTCTATCGCTCATCCATACAAGAAAACTGATTACAAATTAG
- a CDS encoding glycerophosphodiester phosphodiesterase family protein: MKYKKIAKRAVFIILLLALFIFVNNSSMFTKDRNGEPMLLAHRGLGQTFDMVGITGDTCTAERIFEPEHHYLENTISSIKAAFDAGADIVEIDIHPTKDGEFAIFHDWTLDCRTDGEGTTREHTMEDLKQLDVGYGYTADNGKSYPFRGMGVGLMPTLDEVLEEFPNNSFLIHIKSNDAEEGSQLALYLSKYTDSRIESLSVYGGDKPIATFKETLPNMRVMSKETMKSCLIPYLAVGWTGYVPSSCENTQLHIPETYFTYLWGYPNKFLNRMESVDTRVILVAGNGGWSEGFDQVQDLERLPKGYTGGIWTNRIDIIAPLIQAQD, translated from the coding sequence GTGAAATATAAAAAAATAGCAAAAAGAGCCGTATTTATAATTCTATTACTAGCTTTATTCATATTTGTTAATAATAGTTCAATGTTTACAAAGGATCGTAACGGAGAGCCTATGCTTTTAGCACACAGAGGATTGGGACAGACATTTGATATGGTTGGTATTACGGGTGATACTTGTACAGCAGAAAGAATTTTCGAACCAGAACATCATTATCTTGAGAATACCATTTCCTCAATTAAAGCAGCATTTGACGCAGGTGCAGACATTGTAGAAATTGATATTCACCCTACTAAAGATGGGGAATTTGCCATTTTTCATGATTGGACACTAGATTGTAGAACAGATGGAGAAGGGACTACACGAGAGCATACAATGGAAGATTTAAAACAACTAGATGTAGGTTACGGTTATACAGCTGATAACGGGAAATCCTATCCTTTTCGTGGTATGGGAGTTGGGTTAATGCCTACACTTGATGAAGTATTGGAGGAATTCCCAAACAACTCTTTTCTTATACACATTAAAAGTAATGATGCAGAAGAAGGAAGCCAGTTAGCTTTATACCTCTCAAAATATACTGATAGTAGAATAGAGAGTCTTTCTGTTTATGGTGGAGACAAGCCTATTGCTACTTTCAAAGAAACTTTACCTAATATGCGGGTTATGTCTAAAGAAACAATGAAAAGTTGTTTAATACCATATTTAGCAGTCGGTTGGACAGGATATGTTCCTTCATCCTGTGAAAACACGCAACTACACATACCAGAAACATATTTTACTTATTTATGGGGTTATCCAAATAAATTTTTAAATAGAATGGAGAGTGTTGATACAAGAGTTATTCTTGTTGCTGGTAATGGAGGATGGTCAGAAGGGTTTGATCAAGTACAAGATTTGGAGCGGTTACCTAAAGGATATACTGGTGGAATATGGACAAACCGTATTGATATTATTGCCCCACTCATTCAGGCGCAAGACTAA
- a CDS encoding NAD(P)H-dependent flavin oxidoreductase, whose translation MKTRVTEIFGIKYPIVQGGLAYLAYAELAAAVSNAGGLGQITAATLGTPEKLREEIRKVRTLTNHPFGVNFAIAKHDNGGKYRELLEVAIEEKVPAISLTGANPQPVFERIKGETIRTLVLVAGVRQAIKAEELGADAVMAVGQEGGGHLGRDDIGTMVLIPRVVDSVSIPVLASGGIGDGRGLLAALSLGAEGIEMGTRFIATKECIQANEKYKQAIVNAKETDTVIIKKTLGAPGRVLKSDFAMSIIEREQEGATYEDLKDVISGKANLNYIYDGNEVEGFGWAGQVIGLIKDVPTVQELFDEMIMTVEKGSSRINNIIEK comes from the coding sequence ATGAAAACACGAGTAACTGAGATTTTCGGGATCAAATACCCAATTGTTCAAGGAGGACTTGCTTACTTAGCTTATGCAGAACTGGCAGCTGCTGTTTCTAATGCTGGTGGACTTGGACAAATTACTGCAGCAACACTAGGCACACCTGAAAAACTACGTGAGGAAATTCGGAAAGTGCGTACCCTCACTAATCATCCGTTTGGTGTAAACTTTGCGATTGCAAAGCACGACAACGGAGGAAAATATCGGGAATTGCTTGAAGTTGCAATTGAGGAAAAGGTACCGGCTATCTCTTTAACGGGAGCGAACCCACAACCTGTATTTGAGCGAATAAAAGGAGAAACCATTCGTACGCTTGTCCTTGTAGCAGGGGTTAGACAAGCAATAAAAGCAGAAGAACTAGGTGCTGACGCTGTGATGGCGGTTGGACAGGAAGGTGGCGGACATTTAGGGCGGGATGATATTGGTACAATGGTGCTTATTCCTCGTGTCGTAGATTCTGTATCAATTCCTGTATTAGCTAGCGGAGGTATTGGGGATGGACGTGGATTACTCGCAGCACTTTCACTTGGTGCAGAAGGAATTGAGATGGGGACTCGCTTTATTGCAACGAAGGAGTGTATTCAAGCAAATGAGAAATATAAACAGGCAATTGTTAATGCAAAAGAGACGGATACAGTGATTATTAAGAAAACATTAGGCGCTCCAGGACGTGTCCTTAAAAGTGATTTTGCAATGAGTATTATCGAACGTGAACAAGAAGGAGCAACCTACGAAGATTTGAAAGATGTCATTAGTGGTAAAGCGAATCTTAACTATATCTACGATGGAAATGAAGTAGAAGGCTTCGGATGGGCTGGTCAGGTAATTGGCCTTATCAAGGATGTTCCAACAGTACAGGAGTTATTTGATGAGATGATAATGACGGTAGAAAAAGGATCAAGCCGTATCAATAATATTATTGAAAAATAG
- a CDS encoding ATP-binding protein: protein MYGFEQLLLNVLFLIVFLLFIPLILELNGNSFIKRNKRFIVCISALLAIITCMSFPIPIMDGYFFDLRFVAITFGGLYGGISLILFLTGGALVYRFFLGGSGAYATVIVITILSTLLILLTNKFQNSSRKKKIVIGSSLSVFASLVAILNSTFIFNAAFSSLFIFWYLSITLCTTVLVIYLHEVFRDSVLINKRVIKAEKMEVVSHLASSVSHEVRNPLTTVRGFLQMMEQFDLPEDKSKEYMKISIDEIDRANDIIRDYLTFAKPSPENIQTLSIRKELHRTIQLITPLANMNGVEITTKIDDLFIKGEEQFFQQCLVNITKNCIEAMPHNGTLSIEAKEENGELLLLIADTGKGMTKEQLERIGEPYFTTKGREGTGLGMMVSMNIIETMNGKLNVTSKLKEGTNFYIRLPIVEKAA from the coding sequence TTGTATGGGTTTGAACAATTATTATTGAATGTTCTTTTTCTAATTGTTTTCCTATTATTTATCCCACTTATTTTAGAATTAAATGGAAATAGTTTTATCAAAAGAAATAAGAGATTCATAGTATGTATTTCTGCCTTATTAGCGATTATTACATGTATGTCTTTTCCCATTCCAATTATGGATGGTTACTTTTTTGACTTGCGTTTTGTTGCCATAACATTTGGAGGATTATATGGTGGCATATCATTGATCCTTTTTTTAACTGGTGGTGCATTGGTTTATCGATTTTTCCTGGGAGGGAGCGGTGCTTATGCTACTGTAATCGTTATAACAATACTATCGACTTTGCTCATTCTTCTAACCAATAAATTTCAGAACTCTTCCAGGAAGAAAAAAATAGTAATTGGTAGCTCACTTTCAGTATTTGCTTCTTTAGTAGCGATCTTAAATTCTACCTTTATTTTCAATGCTGCCTTTTCTTCTTTATTTATTTTTTGGTATTTATCAATAACATTGTGTACGACTGTTTTAGTAATATATTTACATGAGGTTTTTCGTGATAGTGTGCTGATTAATAAAAGAGTTATTAAAGCAGAGAAAATGGAGGTTGTTAGCCACCTTGCTTCTTCAGTATCACATGAAGTGAGAAATCCATTAACGACTGTCAGAGGTTTTCTACAAATGATGGAGCAGTTTGACTTGCCAGAAGATAAAAGTAAAGAGTATATGAAAATTTCAATAGATGAAATTGATAGGGCTAATGATATTATTCGAGATTATTTAACATTTGCTAAGCCCTCTCCAGAAAATATTCAAACACTTAGTATCCGTAAAGAACTACATAGGACAATTCAACTGATAACGCCCTTGGCTAATATGAACGGTGTTGAAATAACAACAAAGATTGATGATTTATTTATAAAAGGTGAAGAGCAATTCTTCCAACAATGCTTAGTTAACATTACAAAAAACTGTATCGAAGCAATGCCACATAACGGCACTCTAAGTATAGAGGCTAAAGAAGAAAATGGTGAACTATTATTGCTAATTGCCGATACTGGTAAAGGAATGACGAAAGAGCAACTAGAACGAATCGGTGAACCTTACTTCACGACAAAGGGAAGAGAAGGGACAGGACTTGGAATGATGGTTTCTATGAATATCATTGAAACAATGAATGGAAAATTAAATGTCACAAGTAAATTAAAAGAAGGAACAAACTTTTACATTCGTTTACCTATTGTTGAAAAAGCGGCGTAA
- a CDS encoding GNAT family N-acetyltransferase: MALKKITNENDLQKAFHIRKEVFVKEQEVPLEDEFDEFDTVNEKCEHILMYYNDEPVGTGRLRFVNGVGKIERICILKSYRKMGFGKNIIKALENIAKEKEVFKVKLHGQTQAEGFYKNLGYKTSSDIFMEDGIPHVLMVKEL; the protein is encoded by the coding sequence ATGGCGTTAAAGAAAATTACAAATGAAAATGATCTACAAAAAGCCTTTCATATTAGAAAAGAGGTATTCGTAAAAGAACAAGAGGTACCGCTTGAAGATGAATTTGATGAGTTTGATACAGTTAATGAAAAATGTGAACACATCTTAATGTATTACAACGATGAACCTGTTGGTACAGGAAGACTACGTTTTGTCAATGGAGTAGGTAAAATAGAACGAATCTGTATCTTAAAATCTTATCGCAAAATGGGTTTTGGCAAAAATATCATAAAGGCATTAGAAAATATAGCAAAAGAAAAAGAAGTGTTTAAAGTTAAATTGCACGGGCAAACACAAGCAGAGGGATTTTATAAGAATCTAGGCTATAAAACTTCTTCGGATATCTTTATGGAAGATGGTATACCACATGTGTTGATGGTAAAAGAATTATAA
- a CDS encoding MarR family winged helix-turn-helix transcriptional regulator, which translates to MKDILREIGMIARALDSISNIEFKEYDLTKGQYLYLVRIYENPGIIQEKLAEMTKVDRTTAARAIKKLEINGFIEKKEDKHNKKIKKLFPTEKAKKVYPFIKRENDYSNSVALEGFSEREVENLFNLLQRVRKNTEKDWEFVKKGNKRDY; encoded by the coding sequence ATGAAGGATATTCTTCGTGAAATTGGGATGATAGCTAGGGCATTAGATTCGATAAGTAATATTGAATTTAAAGAATATGACCTTACAAAAGGGCAGTATTTGTATCTTGTCCGAATATATGAAAATCCAGGTATCATTCAAGAAAAGTTAGCTGAGATGACAAAAGTAGACCGAACAACAGCAGCTCGTGCGATAAAAAAGCTTGAAATAAATGGCTTTATTGAAAAGAAAGAAGATAAACATAACAAAAAAATAAAAAAACTCTTTCCAACAGAAAAAGCGAAAAAAGTTTATCCTTTTATTAAAAGAGAAAATGATTATTCAAACAGTGTCGCTTTAGAGGGATTCTCTGAAAGAGAAGTAGAAAACCTTTTCAACCTGCTTCAAAGAGTAAGGAAAAATACGGAAAAAGACTGGGAGTTTGTAAAAAAGGGTAACAAAAGAGATTATTGA
- a CDS encoding GNAT family N-acetyltransferase, whose amino-acid sequence MTVKIKECNLEDLQILQEISVETFNDTFKEQNTAESMKAYIERAFNLKQLEKELSNISSEFFFVYVNNEIAGYIKLNINDAQSEEMGEEALEIERVYIKSRHQKHGLGKYLLNVAIKIAMKRNKKKIWLGVWEKNENAIAFYKKMGFAQTGARSFYMGDEEQIDFIMTKTLT is encoded by the coding sequence ATGACTGTAAAAATAAAAGAGTGTAACCTTGAAGATTTACAGATACTCCAAGAAATTAGTGTTGAAACATTCAATGATACTTTTAAAGAACAGAATACAGCTGAAAGTATGAAAGCTTATATAGAAAGAGCATTTAACTTAAAACAGTTAGAAAAGGAATTGTCCAATATCTCATCGGAATTCTTTTTTGTTTATGTAAATAATGAAATCGCTGGATATATAAAACTCAATATTAATGATGCTCAGTCTGAGGAAATGGGTGAGGAAGCACTTGAAATTGAGAGAGTTTATATAAAGAGCAGACATCAAAAACATGGGCTGGGTAAATATCTGCTAAATGTAGCAATTAAAATTGCAATGAAACGAAATAAAAAGAAAATCTGGCTAGGCGTATGGGAAAAAAATGAAAATGCAATTGCTTTTTATAAGAAAATGGGGTTTGCTCAAACTGGAGCTCGCTCTTTTTATATGGGTGACGAAGAACAAATAGACTTTATTATGACTAAAACACTTACATAA
- a CDS encoding FMN-binding negative transcriptional regulator, translating into MYIPSQFKIADEAMIYDIIKEHSFATLFSEHNGMPFATHLPLILNKENTYLYGHLARPNPQWKDIENQTVLAVFHGPHCYISPSWYETNQAVPTWNYVSVHVYGEVELLEDENELMHSLQEMVFKYETSDSSYTMQDVDAELLAGMNKGVQSFKIKINKVEGTAKLSQNHSLQRQELVIKQLEQISNSDEQQISSLMKANFKK; encoded by the coding sequence ATGTATATTCCTTCACAATTTAAAATTGCAGATGAAGCAATGATTTACGACATTATTAAAGAACATAGTTTCGCAACCCTTTTTTCTGAGCACAATGGAATGCCATTTGCAACTCATTTACCATTAATTTTGAATAAGGAGAATACATACTTATATGGACACTTAGCTCGTCCAAACCCCCAGTGGAAAGATATTGAAAACCAAACGGTTTTAGCTGTTTTCCATGGTCCTCATTGTTATATCTCTCCATCTTGGTATGAGACGAATCAAGCAGTACCGACATGGAATTACGTGTCAGTTCATGTTTATGGTGAAGTCGAACTTTTAGAGGACGAAAATGAGTTAATGCATTCTTTACAAGAAATGGTATTTAAATATGAAACTTCTGATAGTTCATACACAATGCAGGATGTAGATGCTGAGCTTCTCGCAGGTATGAACAAAGGCGTACAAAGTTTCAAAATAAAAATTAATAAGGTAGAAGGAACAGCTAAATTAAGTCAAAACCATTCATTACAGCGACAAGAGCTAGTTATTAAACAGCTAGAACAAATTTCAAATTCAGATGAACAACAAATTTCCTCATTAATGAAGGCAAATTTTAAAAAGTAA
- a CDS encoding ArsI/CadI family heavy metal resistance metalloenzyme codes for MNIHIGLNVTNLAESISFYSKLFGSTPVKVKQDYAKFLLEDPGLNFTLRPVERVEGNHINHFGFQVASTEELKKQKDRLDMQGFFSRDENDTTCCYARQDKFWITDPDGHEWEFFFTKEDTEVDTIKTCCI; via the coding sequence ATGAATATTCATATTGGTTTAAATGTCACGAACTTAGCAGAGTCAATTTCCTTTTATTCGAAGCTCTTTGGTTCAACACCTGTAAAGGTAAAACAAGATTATGCAAAATTTTTATTAGAAGATCCAGGTTTAAATTTCACTTTGCGACCAGTAGAACGTGTGGAGGGAAATCATATCAATCATTTTGGCTTTCAAGTTGCTAGCACCGAAGAATTAAAAAAGCAAAAAGATAGACTTGATATGCAGGGGTTCTTCTCACGAGATGAGAACGATACTACGTGCTGCTATGCGAGACAGGATAAGTTTTGGATTACTGACCCAGATGGACATGAATGGGAATTTTTCTTTACGAAAGAAGATACGGAAGTTGACACCATTAAAACCTGTTGCATTTAA
- a CDS encoding ArsR/SmtB family transcription factor produces the protein MQTIDANEDTFERYANAFKALSDPKRLKLMNELCTRGQVCVCDLCDIMELPQSKLSYHLKILMDVDLIKQEKKGKWNYYELNQIQVNHLLSPELCCLFRPTC, from the coding sequence ATGCAAACCATTGATGCGAATGAAGATACATTTGAACGTTATGCAAATGCTTTTAAAGCTTTGTCTGACCCAAAACGATTAAAACTAATGAATGAATTATGTACTCGTGGGCAAGTTTGTGTATGTGATCTTTGCGATATTATGGAGCTGCCCCAATCTAAACTATCTTATCATTTAAAAATATTAATGGATGTCGATCTTATTAAACAAGAAAAGAAAGGGAAATGGAATTATTATGAGCTAAATCAAATTCAGGTTAATCATTTATTGTCACCCGAATTGTGTTGTCTCTTTCGCCCTACTTGTTAG
- a CDS encoding IS3 family transposase (programmed frameshift), with translation MTKRKRRSFTKEFKEQIVQLYASGKPRSEIIKEYELTASSFDKWVQQNQASGSFEEKDNRTPEQEELLRLRKENQRLAMENDIFKASRADHGTKVDVIRNNLHKYSVSAMCNVLQLPRSTYYYEAKKRENPDEEVTKLIVDLFNRSRQIYGQRKLKKELEKQGLQVSRRRISRIMKEQGLVSKYTVAQFKPSKTKCNESPIGNALNREFNQEKELKVVVSDLTYVRVQQKWHYICILVDLYNREIIGYSAGPQKDAALVQRAFAKVPYNLHRLELFHTDRGSEFKNKLIDEALKTFGIERSLSNKGTPYDNAVAEATFKVIKTEFVNGRVFSNQPELDLELFDYVHWYNHVRIHGSLDYVTPIEFKSVHL, from the exons ATGACAAAACGTAAGCGCCGATCATTTACGAAAGAATTCAAAGAACAAATCGTCCAATTATATGCTTCTGGTAAACCTCGTTCGGAAATTATTAAAGAATACGAATTGACGGCTTCTTCCTTTGACAAATGGGTTCAACAAAACCAGGCAAGTGGTTCCTTTGAAGAAAAGGACAATCGAACGCCAGAACAAGAAGAACTACTTCGACTTCGAAAAGAAAACCAACGCCTCGCTATGGAAAATGACATTT TTAAAGCAAGCCGCGCTGATCATGGGACGAAAGTAGATGTGATCCGTAATAACCTTCACAAATACTCGGTATCAGCAATGTGTAACGTCCTACAACTTCCTCGAAGTACGTATTATTATGAAGCAAAGAAACGAGAGAACCCTGACGAAGAGGTAACGAAGCTCATCGTTGACCTTTTCAATAGAAGCCGCCAAATTTATGGACAACGTAAATTAAAGAAAGAACTAGAAAAGCAAGGGTTGCAAGTCTCTCGTCGGCGTATTAGTCGGATTATGAAGGAACAAGGACTGGTATCCAAATACACAGTGGCTCAGTTTAAACCATCGAAAACAAAGTGTAATGAATCTCCTATCGGCAATGCCTTAAATCGAGAATTTAACCAAGAAAAAGAACTCAAAGTCGTAGTGAGTGACTTGACTTACGTTCGAGTTCAGCAAAAGTGGCATTACATCTGTATTTTAGTAGATTTATATAACCGTGAAATTATTGGATATAGTGCTGGTCCTCAAAAAGACGCAGCCTTAGTTCAGCGTGCCTTCGCAAAAGTTCCATACAACCTTCATCGTCTTGAATTATTTCACACGGATCGGGGCAGTGAATTTAAGAACAAACTTATTGATGAAGCACTAAAAACCTTTGGAATTGAACGTTCTTTAAGCAACAAAGGAACCCCCTATGACAACGCTGTAGCGGAGGCAACCTTTAAAGTTATTAAAACTGAGTTTGTGAATGGTAGAGTATTCTCTAACCAACCCGAACTTGACCTTGAACTTTTTGATTATGTTCATTGGTATAACCATGTTCGTATCCATGGTTCACTAGATTATGTTACACCTATCGAATTCAAGTCAGTACACCTTTAA
- a CDS encoding DUF1761 domain-containing protein: MILPIIIGVILYMVIGMIYYSPLLFGNRWVELLDIKPEQPKFGLLTIVTVLTTVLLYSVLHLTQAVDRLH, translated from the coding sequence GTGATATTACCAATCATAATTGGAGTAATTTTATACATGGTTATTGGGATGATATATTATTCGCCTTTATTATTCGGAAATCGTTGGGTAGAATTGTTGGATATTAAACCTGAACAACCTAAATTTGGACTCCTGACGATAGTAACGGTCCTAACCACAGTCCTTTTATATAGTGTACTTCACCTAACTCAAGCAGTGGATAGGCTACACTAA
- a CDS encoding serine hydrolase domain-containing protein gives MAVESRDGSFSWSGAKGIADPDGTPMEVDTPFWIASVTKMYIASTILKLHESDMLNIDDLVIKHLPEDLLKGVHVINGLDYYDQLTIRHLLSHSSGIPDYLEVKKKGEKTLIDKVMEENDMSWSIEDSLQIVRKVNAPLFPPETLSTKKYRIRYSDTNFQLLIAIIETVTNKSIEDAFREMLFEPLNLVNTFHPGTKPLESVGPVATVWMQDTPFDNKPQAMRAFGDLNSTVKDLIEFMRALLNGKVFDKPETLDLMLGQWQTFGFSISPIAPGWPIQYGLGMMKFKMPRFFSTLFPMPELIGHTGVVGSWLFYCKKLDLIFAGTVSQVTAAPVPFKILPKLIRKLDKV, from the coding sequence ATGGCTGTGGAGAGCAGGGACGGTTCATTTAGCTGGAGCGGCGCTAAAGGTATTGCCGACCCTGATGGAACACCTATGGAAGTCGATACGCCCTTTTGGATTGCCAGTGTAACAAAAATGTACATTGCTTCAACCATACTCAAACTACACGAATCAGATATGCTGAACATTGATGACTTAGTTATCAAGCACCTCCCTGAAGATCTGCTAAAAGGGGTACATGTCATAAATGGCCTAGATTATTATGACCAGTTAACAATAAGACACCTACTAAGCCATTCTTCTGGAATTCCAGACTATCTCGAGGTAAAGAAAAAAGGTGAGAAAACTTTAATTGATAAGGTAATGGAAGAAAACGACATGTCCTGGTCTATTGAAGACTCACTTCAAATTGTACGAAAGGTGAATGCTCCCCTTTTTCCGCCTGAAACCTTAAGTACTAAGAAATACCGAATACGTTATTCAGATACCAACTTTCAACTGCTAATTGCCATCATTGAAACAGTAACGAATAAATCCATAGAAGATGCTTTTAGAGAAATGCTTTTTGAGCCATTGAATTTAGTAAACACATTTCATCCAGGTACGAAACCACTTGAATCGGTAGGACCAGTTGCAACGGTTTGGATGCAAGACACACCATTTGACAACAAACCACAGGCGATGCGAGCTTTCGGCGACCTTAATAGCACAGTTAAAGATTTAATCGAGTTTATGAGGGCTCTACTGAATGGTAAAGTGTTTGATAAACCAGAAACGTTAGATTTAATGCTTGGTCAGTGGCAAACATTTGGATTTTCCATCAGTCCGATAGCACCTGGCTGGCCCATACAGTATGGACTTGGGATGATGAAATTCAAAATGCCTCGATTTTTTTCGACGCTCTTCCCAATGCCAGAATTAATAGGACATACAGGTGTTGTTGGCTCGTGGCTATTTTATTGTAAAAAACTAGACCTCATTTTTGCTGGAACTGTAAGTCAGGTGACTGCAGCGCCTGTCCCATTTAAAATTTTACCAAAACTTATTCGCAAGCTTGATAAAGTTTGA